In a single window of the Olivibacter sp. SDN3 genome:
- a CDS encoding inositol oxygenase: protein MMNKQANITENNPLEDLDHWEDDLLRRYPDPDVIATAKTKEAYRNYEDPGRDSVKEFYRLNHTYQSYEFVQQKKDDFLKFDKKEMPVWDAFEFLNQLVDDSDPDTDLDQFQHLLQTAEAIRADGHPDWMVLTGLFHDMGKVLCLFGEPQWAVVGDTFPVGCAFSDKIVYPEFFKSNADYDNETFNTKYGIYEPNCGLDAVQLSWGHDEYIYHMMKDYLPESALYMLRYHSFYAQHRENAYSHLMNAHDHEMFRWVKLFNPYDLYSKNPIPPDWSKLKPYYEDLVAKYLPETLRF from the coding sequence ATGATGAATAAGCAAGCAAATATAACAGAGAATAATCCATTGGAGGATTTAGATCATTGGGAAGACGATCTTTTGCGCCGTTATCCAGATCCTGATGTGATAGCTACAGCAAAAACTAAAGAAGCTTATCGAAACTACGAAGACCCAGGTCGTGATAGTGTGAAGGAGTTTTATCGGCTCAATCATACCTATCAGTCTTATGAGTTTGTTCAACAGAAGAAGGATGATTTTTTAAAATTTGATAAGAAAGAAATGCCTGTGTGGGATGCTTTCGAATTTTTAAACCAGTTAGTGGATGATTCAGATCCAGACACCGACCTCGACCAATTTCAGCACTTGCTGCAAACAGCGGAAGCAATTAGGGCTGACGGCCACCCCGACTGGATGGTGCTTACAGGCCTATTTCATGATATGGGAAAAGTGTTATGTTTATTTGGAGAACCCCAGTGGGCCGTTGTAGGTGACACCTTCCCCGTAGGCTGTGCTTTCTCCGATAAAATCGTATATCCGGAATTCTTTAAGTCTAACGCTGACTATGATAATGAGACCTTTAATACCAAGTATGGTATCTATGAGCCAAATTGTGGATTGGATGCCGTACAGCTTTCATGGGGGCATGATGAATATATTTATCACATGATGAAAGACTACTTGCCTGAGAGTGCGTTATATATGTTGCGTTATCATTCCTTTTATGCTCAGCATCGGGAAAATGCGTACAGTCATTTAATGAATGCACATGATCATGAAATGTTTAGATGGGTGAAACTTTTTAACCCTTATGATTTATATTCAAAAAATCCGATACCTCCCGATTGGAGTAAGTTAAAACCCTACTACGAAGACTTGGTAGCCAAATATCTTCCTGAAACGCTTCGATTTTAG
- a CDS encoding LacI family DNA-binding transcriptional regulator, producing the protein MKKVTMKQLATALNLSSATVSKALRDSYDISEATKQRVLKLAEKLNYSPNAHASSLRGKQSKTIAVVIPEVADSFFAQAINGVESIAQAAGYHVLIYLTHEKLQKERDILKELQNGRVDGVLLSVSTESVHSRHIDELQAAGMPVVLFDRIIEQTGIGQVYTNDQESCCQLTQHLISLQCKKITFLAISDAPFVSKRQKGFRKAVESQGVSGNVLYCSNDENQNRLLIHDLLTGTDKPDGIIASVEKLTTGVYLACQEMNIAIPQALKFGVFSNLNSAAILAPPLTTITQPAFEIGEAAASILLKFLKEIPFDTDERTIMIPARLDIRASTQV; encoded by the coding sequence ATGAAAAAAGTTACGATGAAACAATTGGCAACAGCACTTAACCTGTCATCTGCCACGGTTTCAAAAGCACTAAGAGACAGTTATGATATCAGCGAAGCTACCAAACAACGTGTACTGAAACTTGCTGAAAAATTAAACTATAGCCCTAACGCACATGCCAGCAGTTTAAGAGGTAAGCAGAGTAAAACGATTGCTGTGGTTATCCCCGAAGTTGCCGATAGTTTTTTTGCACAGGCTATCAATGGCGTAGAATCTATAGCACAGGCTGCGGGCTATCATGTACTCATCTATCTTACGCATGAAAAGCTTCAGAAGGAGCGGGACATATTGAAAGAATTGCAGAATGGACGGGTAGACGGCGTATTATTATCGGTAAGCACAGAAAGTGTCCACAGTAGGCATATTGACGAATTGCAAGCTGCCGGTATGCCCGTCGTATTATTTGATCGAATTATTGAGCAGACAGGAATAGGGCAAGTCTACACTAATGATCAGGAAAGCTGCTGTCAGTTAACACAACACTTAATTAGCCTACAATGTAAAAAGATTACCTTTCTCGCTATCTCAGATGCACCTTTTGTTTCCAAACGGCAAAAAGGTTTTCGAAAAGCAGTAGAGAGTCAAGGTGTATCTGGCAATGTTTTATATTGTTCTAATGACGAAAATCAGAACCGTTTATTAATACACGATTTACTAACAGGGACTGACAAACCCGATGGCATTATTGCCTCAGTGGAAAAACTCACTACCGGTGTTTATCTAGCCTGTCAGGAAATGAACATAGCCATTCCTCAAGCCCTCAAATTCGGGGTATTCTCCAATCTGAACAGCGCAGCCATACTAGCACCCCCACTGACTACCATTACCCAACCGGCTTTTGAAATTGGTGAGGCGGCAGCTTCCATTTTACTTAAATTTTTAAAAGAAATTCCCTTTGATACAGATGAAAGAACGATTATGATCCCTGCAAGATTGGATATTCGAGCATCTACACAGGTCTAG
- a CDS encoding MBL fold metallo-hydrolase, translated as MVAKNSSNFRSGKFQNQSLTPMLAKGYSWWRILHKQFRQPKSTIPPVSLPSIRTELASLDAETPVIVWFGHSSYLICSKGKYVLVDPVFSGSASPIPGTVKAFPGTDIYKTEDMPPIDLMIITHNHYDHLDRKTLLKLTPAVKVFCTGLGVGKDIIKCTDNRQLDIREMDWWDRMTFDDNIVLTATPARHFSGRGFVRGRSLWSSFVLEIDGYKIFIGGDSGYDRHFKAIGESFGPFDIALLECGQYNEAWPHIHMMPEETAQAAIDLQAQVLMPVHWGKFRLANHPWNEPVMRLLDASKAKKVKLTTPLIGEPVWIDKKYPNTLWWQL; from the coding sequence ATGGTAGCTAAAAATTCGTCGAATTTCAGGAGTGGGAAATTCCAGAATCAATCGCTTACACCCATGCTTGCGAAAGGCTACAGCTGGTGGAGGATCTTGCATAAACAGTTTAGACAACCCAAATCCACTATTCCGCCCGTAAGTTTACCGTCAATACGTACTGAGCTTGCATCACTGGATGCAGAAACACCAGTTATCGTTTGGTTTGGGCATTCTTCTTACCTCATTTGCAGTAAAGGAAAGTATGTTTTAGTAGACCCGGTTTTCAGTGGAAGCGCTTCACCGATACCTGGAACAGTTAAAGCTTTTCCGGGAACAGATATTTATAAAACTGAGGATATGCCGCCTATAGATCTAATGATAATTACACATAACCATTATGATCATCTGGATAGGAAGACATTGCTCAAATTAACGCCGGCTGTAAAAGTCTTTTGTACAGGTCTCGGTGTAGGGAAAGATATCATAAAATGCACGGACAATCGGCAACTGGATATCCGGGAGATGGATTGGTGGGATCGGATGACGTTTGATGATAATATTGTGTTGACCGCTACCCCTGCTCGACATTTTTCGGGCCGAGGTTTTGTTAGGGGCCGGTCATTGTGGTCTTCTTTCGTGTTGGAAATAGATGGGTATAAAATCTTTATTGGAGGTGACTCCGGTTACGATAGGCATTTTAAAGCAATAGGTGAATCATTTGGTCCATTTGATATTGCCTTATTGGAATGTGGACAGTATAATGAGGCTTGGCCGCATATTCATATGATGCCCGAGGAGACCGCACAGGCGGCGATAGACTTGCAAGCGCAGGTGTTGATGCCCGTACATTGGGGGAAGTTTAGATTAGCTAATCACCCATGGAATGAGCCGGTTATGCGCTTGTTAGATGCGTCAAAAGCCAAAAAAGTTAAACTTACAACTCCCCTTATCGGGGAACCGGTATGGATCGATAAAAAATATCCTAATACTTTATGGTGGCAGCTGTAG
- a CDS encoding carboxylesterase/lipase family protein, translating into MKIFFSLFAILFVHATYAQLKDNRNNPLVKIDNGKLQGLDESGIYTFKGIPFAAPPIGPLRWREPQPVENWKGVRKAEKFGPRAMQRPIFGDMNFRSDGMSEDCLYLNIWTPAQTGKEKLPVLVYFYGGGLLAGDSSEPRYDGESMARNGIVAVTVNYRLNIFGFFAHPDLTRESPNRASGNYGLMDQYAALKWVQDNIAAFGGDPRQVTIAGESAGSFSVSAQMASPLSKGLFQKAIGESGSLLGDRPIASLKEAENKGRAFGDAIQKKSLAELRAISAEELLEFTAAPEWSSFPVTIDGYFFTKSPLAVFEVGGQAQVPLLVGWNSEEMNYRALLGDNEPSLDNFRTAVQEVYGKDADEVLEVYRAETDESVAQVATDFAGDQFIGYGTWKWCDVHSRTGKSTVYRYLYARPRPPMRTEMGSATAGLAGGIIRGEEDKTGVEEQPKAPSGAVHSAEIEYALGNLSTNRVYDWQPQDFKVSAMMQAYFVNFIKTGNPNGLGIPKWPAVESGKPAELIRIDTYTQAETEQHRDRYLVLEKLSDKQPQ; encoded by the coding sequence ATGAAAATTTTCTTCTCACTCTTCGCGATACTTTTCGTGCATGCAACTTATGCGCAGTTAAAAGACAATAGAAATAATCCCCTTGTAAAAATCGACAACGGTAAACTCCAAGGGCTTGACGAGTCTGGCATTTATACTTTTAAGGGAATACCTTTTGCTGCTCCCCCTATAGGACCGTTGAGGTGGCGAGAGCCTCAGCCAGTTGAAAATTGGAAAGGTGTGCGTAAAGCAGAAAAGTTCGGACCTCGGGCAATGCAGCGGCCGATTTTTGGTGATATGAACTTTCGTTCGGATGGTATGAGTGAAGATTGTTTATACTTAAACATATGGACTCCTGCACAAACCGGGAAGGAAAAGCTTCCGGTTTTAGTGTACTTCTATGGCGGTGGGCTGCTAGCCGGAGATAGTTCTGAACCACGTTATGATGGTGAAAGTATGGCTCGTAATGGTATTGTAGCTGTTACCGTAAATTATAGATTAAATATTTTTGGCTTTTTTGCACACCCTGACCTTACACGCGAATCACCCAATCGGGCGTCGGGGAATTATGGATTGATGGATCAATACGCTGCCCTTAAATGGGTACAGGATAATATTGCTGCCTTCGGAGGAGACCCGCGTCAGGTTACTATAGCAGGCGAGTCGGCCGGTTCCTTCTCTGTCAGCGCTCAAATGGCTTCTCCATTGTCAAAAGGCCTGTTTCAAAAGGCAATAGGAGAGAGCGGCTCTCTATTGGGAGATAGACCTATTGCTTCGTTAAAAGAGGCAGAGAACAAAGGAAGGGCATTTGGAGATGCTATTCAAAAAAAATCTCTAGCCGAATTGCGTGCAATATCTGCTGAAGAGTTGTTGGAATTTACCGCTGCACCTGAATGGAGTAGTTTTCCGGTTACCATAGATGGCTATTTCTTTACCAAAAGCCCATTGGCGGTTTTTGAAGTTGGAGGTCAGGCTCAGGTACCATTATTAGTAGGATGGAATTCGGAGGAGATGAACTATCGTGCTTTGTTGGGAGACAATGAGCCCTCCTTGGATAATTTTAGAACGGCAGTACAAGAGGTTTATGGGAAAGACGCCGACGAAGTTTTAGAAGTTTATCGAGCAGAAACAGATGAGTCGGTAGCGCAGGTGGCTACAGATTTCGCTGGTGACCAATTTATAGGTTACGGTACGTGGAAATGGTGTGATGTACATAGCCGTACAGGCAAGAGCACGGTATACCGATATTTATACGCTAGACCGCGTCCGCCAATGCGGACTGAAATGGGGAGCGCGACCGCGGGTTTAGCAGGTGGTATAATTAGAGGAGAGGAGGATAAGACAGGTGTGGAAGAGCAACCGAAAGCTCCTTCCGGTGCGGTGCATTCAGCGGAAATTGAGTATGCACTCGGTAATTTATCTACTAACCGGGTGTATGATTGGCAGCCGCAAGACTTTAAAGTCTCCGCTATGATGCAGGCGTATTTTGTGAATTTTATAAAAACGGGCAATCCAAATGGTTTGGGCATACCGAAATGGCCTGCCGTAGAAAGCGGTAAGCCGGCAGAGCTGATACGTATCGATACGTATACGCAGGCAGAAACTGAACAGCATCGTGATCGTTACCTTGTGCTTGAGAAGCTGTCTGATAAACAACCTCAATAA
- a CDS encoding HPP family protein yields MKKRIRRSYRVAKYVVYRQTILEPIDHLWTFVGAFIGIGLIGLMNSSKFGDELNIMLIGSFGASAVLVFGATNSPLAQPRNLVGGHLIAAFIGVTVQLLVPGDLWVKASLAVSLAIVGMQISKTMHPPGGATALIANIGSDEIKELTYYYIVSPVLSGVLTLYLTAIIVNNIPKDRNYPYRK; encoded by the coding sequence GTGAAAAAAAGAATCAGAAGAAGTTACAGAGTTGCTAAATATGTTGTTTACCGGCAAACGATATTAGAACCCATAGATCATTTATGGACATTTGTTGGGGCATTTATAGGTATTGGTCTTATCGGTTTAATGAACAGCTCAAAATTTGGCGATGAACTTAACATTATGCTTATCGGATCCTTTGGTGCATCTGCCGTTTTAGTATTTGGCGCGACAAACAGCCCACTTGCACAACCAAGAAATTTAGTTGGGGGCCATCTCATTGCCGCATTTATTGGTGTTACTGTTCAATTATTGGTGCCGGGAGACCTTTGGGTAAAAGCATCTCTTGCGGTTTCGCTAGCCATTGTAGGTATGCAGATTAGTAAAACGATGCACCCACCAGGTGGCGCCACTGCCCTCATTGCCAATATAGGATCTGACGAAATTAAGGAATTGACCTATTATTATATAGTATCGCCCGTACTAAGCGGTGTGTTAACCTTATATCTCACAGCTATTATTGTAAATAACATCCCTAAGGACCGAAACTACCCTTATAGAAAATGA
- a CDS encoding glutaminyl-peptide cyclotransferase, which produces MLRLFKILGLIITLSPIACNTKRTDTNDLDDTYRITAPNPVTLLYDIVDTIPHDTSAFTEGFEYHNGSLFESTGEYGSTSIRKINPENGKTIERFSNNDQKIFGEGITLFDGKLYQLTYQTNQVFVYNQKDLNRSVAELRWPKEGWGLCNDGEYLLLSDGSSTISYVDPDNFKLIKTLSVNDHSGAVDQLNELEYIDGYIYANRWHHDKIYKIDPASGYVVGMMHLEGLIQQYAPHFEQDTEKVLNGIAWDHTHEIMYLTGKNWPLIFKVKLHR; this is translated from the coding sequence ATGCTCAGACTATTTAAAATTTTAGGTCTTATTATTACCTTAAGTCCAATTGCTTGTAATACGAAACGGACAGATACCAATGATTTAGACGATACCTATCGTATTACTGCCCCAAACCCTGTTACTTTATTGTATGATATAGTGGATACCATTCCACATGATACATCAGCTTTTACAGAGGGATTTGAATATCACAACGGGAGTTTGTTTGAAAGTACGGGAGAGTATGGAAGCACTTCTATTAGAAAAATCAATCCGGAAAATGGCAAGACGATCGAACGTTTTTCCAATAACGATCAAAAGATTTTTGGAGAAGGAATCACACTTTTCGATGGAAAGCTCTACCAGCTGACCTATCAGACGAATCAGGTGTTTGTGTATAATCAAAAGGATTTAAATAGGTCTGTTGCCGAATTAAGGTGGCCTAAAGAAGGTTGGGGTTTGTGCAATGATGGGGAGTATTTGCTGTTAAGTGATGGTAGTTCGACAATCAGTTATGTTGATCCCGATAATTTTAAGTTAATAAAAACCCTCTCAGTGAACGACCATTCGGGAGCCGTTGATCAATTAAATGAACTGGAGTATATTGATGGGTATATTTATGCCAATAGATGGCATCATGATAAGATTTATAAAATTGATCCGGCTTCAGGATATGTGGTAGGTATGATGCATTTGGAAGGATTGATCCAGCAATATGCGCCGCATTTTGAACAGGACACTGAAAAAGTTTTAAATGGCATTGCTTGGGATCACACGCATGAGATTATGTACCTTACGGGGAAAAATTGGCCATTGATTTTTAAGGTCAAATTGCATCGGTGA
- a CDS encoding alpha-L-fucosidase, with the protein MNFKNYIISFVIILCYYSQLNAQSYVLIEQDDLPAKIIEKAANIIPTERQLRWQELEVTGFFHFGINTFTDREWGDGKEDPSLFNPEALDAVQWVKAAKDGGIKQVIITAKHHDGFCLWPSKYTKHSVASSPWKQGKGDIVREVANACRKLGVGFGIYLSPWDRHESTYGTVAYNDFFVNQLTELLTQYGVVDEVWFDGANGEGPNGKKQVYDFERWYALIRKLQPRAVIAVMGPDVRWVGTETGYGRETEWSVVPADNLDQSAVSDNSQQDLAFKPSGDMRGDDLGGREKIYKAKGLVWYPAETDVSIRPGWFYHTKEDDQVKTPEKLLDIYFNSVGKNGVLLLNIPPDKRGRIHESDVQYLREWKKNIDNIFETNLLEKAEISAANVTGLPRLVDNNKETYWTPTDTDSETELLFTLDEAITFNVLSVQEFIKKGQRIEQFVLEYKEGDSWKEVARGTTVGYKRLLKFDTVRADNIRLRITSSRLNPMISHIGLYKQ; encoded by the coding sequence ATGAATTTTAAAAACTATATAATAAGCTTCGTCATTATTTTATGTTATTATAGTCAATTAAACGCACAGAGCTACGTATTAATAGAACAAGATGATTTGCCAGCAAAGATAATTGAGAAAGCCGCGAATATTATACCAACAGAGAGACAGTTAAGGTGGCAGGAATTAGAGGTTACCGGTTTTTTTCACTTTGGTATCAACACCTTTACTGATAGAGAATGGGGAGACGGAAAGGAAGATCCATCACTCTTTAACCCGGAAGCTTTAGATGCCGTACAATGGGTAAAGGCAGCAAAAGATGGTGGCATAAAGCAAGTGATTATCACAGCGAAGCATCACGATGGGTTTTGCTTGTGGCCCAGTAAATATACAAAGCACTCTGTAGCTAGCAGTCCGTGGAAACAAGGTAAAGGTGATATAGTAAGGGAGGTAGCCAATGCCTGTAGGAAATTAGGGGTTGGTTTTGGTATATACTTGTCACCTTGGGATCGTCATGAAAGTACTTATGGGACAGTAGCTTATAATGATTTTTTTGTTAATCAACTTACCGAGCTACTAACGCAATACGGTGTAGTAGATGAAGTCTGGTTTGATGGGGCAAATGGTGAAGGACCGAATGGTAAAAAGCAAGTATATGATTTTGAGCGTTGGTATGCACTTATCAGGAAACTGCAACCCCGAGCCGTGATAGCTGTCATGGGGCCTGATGTAAGATGGGTTGGAACTGAAACGGGATATGGTAGAGAAACTGAGTGGAGTGTTGTTCCGGCTGACAATCTTGATCAGTCAGCCGTGTCAGACAATTCTCAGCAAGATTTAGCATTTAAGCCATCTGGCGATATGCGGGGAGATGATCTTGGCGGACGCGAAAAAATATATAAAGCTAAGGGATTGGTTTGGTACCCTGCAGAAACGGATGTTTCTATCCGGCCAGGTTGGTTTTACCATACTAAAGAGGATGATCAGGTGAAAACACCAGAAAAACTGTTGGATATTTATTTTAACTCGGTTGGCAAAAATGGTGTGCTATTGCTCAACATTCCACCAGACAAGCGAGGACGTATCCATGAGTCGGACGTGCAGTATCTTCGCGAATGGAAAAAAAACATCGATAATATTTTTGAAACAAACTTACTTGAAAAGGCCGAAATATCTGCAGCCAATGTTACAGGATTACCGCGGTTAGTCGATAATAACAAAGAAACTTATTGGACTCCCACAGACACTGATAGCGAAACAGAACTGCTTTTTACCCTCGATGAAGCCATTACATTTAATGTGCTTAGTGTGCAGGAGTTTATAAAAAAGGGACAACGTATTGAACAATTTGTCCTCGAATATAAAGAAGGCGACTCTTGGAAAGAGGTAGCGAGAGGAACTACTGTTGGATATAAACGTTTGCTCAAGTTCGATACGGTTCGTGCTGATAACATTCGATTGCGCATAACGTCCTCGAGGTTAAATCCTATGATATCTCATATAGGTCTTTATAAGCAATAA
- a CDS encoding RagB/SusD family nutrient uptake outer membrane protein, with product MNTFKKYTFFIMVAFIWQSCKHDSYLDRLPLSSIAEPTFFKNENDLQLYANQFYAELPTQNFIQDNQSDDKVPNNIDPFLAGQYVIPSTDENYDWTNIRNANYFLQRYQNAEASDETKNIYAGEVRLFRALFYWRLSKRYGDVSWYSKDLTEESEELYDPRTPRAAVMDSILLDLNFAVDHIPEDVSTGRLHKYAAAALKARICLWEGTRRKYFNEEGSELYLREAVDAAELIMNAGRFELYSSGNPETDYYELFIQQELNGNPEAILPRRYLQAILMNNISRTLGESGTGYSKNFVRSYLCTDGLPTGLSPLYQGDDTPGEEFANRDPRSFQTIATKGFVLLQNSDGSQDIIDLPRIGTNTANTGYQLIKGRSSDPAMWQANQSTLDFFIFRYAEILLIYAEAKAELGEAVQQDIDASINLLRARVGMPSMQIATLQRDPNSEFPDLPILIDEIRRERRVELADEGFRFDDLLRWKAGKQIEKPETILGMKLTSTLRAQYPASQVNGIVVNDDEYVRIYTGIQRRTWEDKMYLYPIPLQEIGLNPNLEQNPGWQQ from the coding sequence ATGAACACTTTTAAAAAATATACTTTTTTCATTATGGTAGCCTTTATATGGCAGTCATGTAAGCACGATAGCTACTTGGATCGTTTACCTCTATCTTCCATTGCAGAGCCTACATTTTTTAAGAATGAGAATGACCTGCAATTATATGCCAATCAGTTTTATGCAGAGCTGCCTACACAGAACTTTATTCAGGATAATCAATCCGACGACAAGGTGCCTAATAATATCGATCCCTTTTTAGCGGGGCAATATGTAATACCGTCTACAGATGAAAACTACGACTGGACTAACATCCGGAATGCAAATTATTTTCTCCAGCGCTACCAGAATGCAGAGGCCAGCGACGAAACAAAGAACATTTATGCAGGAGAAGTGCGCCTTTTTAGAGCCTTATTTTATTGGAGGCTATCGAAGCGTTATGGAGATGTTTCGTGGTACAGCAAAGACTTAACCGAAGAAAGTGAAGAGCTTTATGATCCAAGAACCCCTCGAGCAGCAGTAATGGATTCTATATTACTGGATCTTAATTTTGCAGTTGATCATATACCGGAAGATGTGTCAACAGGAAGGCTGCATAAATATGCAGCGGCAGCGTTAAAGGCACGTATTTGCTTGTGGGAAGGAACCCGAAGAAAATACTTTAATGAAGAAGGAAGTGAGCTTTACCTAAGGGAAGCTGTAGATGCAGCTGAGCTTATTATGAATGCTGGGAGATTTGAGCTATATTCAAGTGGTAATCCTGAAACAGATTACTATGAACTATTCATTCAACAGGAGTTGAACGGAAACCCCGAAGCAATACTCCCGAGACGCTACCTGCAAGCCATCTTAATGAATAATATTAGCAGAACATTGGGAGAGTCGGGTACAGGTTATAGCAAGAACTTTGTAAGGTCTTATCTCTGTACCGATGGTTTACCTACAGGGCTCAGCCCACTTTATCAGGGGGATGACACACCTGGGGAAGAGTTTGCCAATCGTGATCCCCGATCTTTCCAAACCATTGCTACCAAGGGGTTCGTATTGTTGCAAAACAGCGATGGCTCGCAGGATATTATTGACTTGCCGCGTATCGGTACCAATACGGCAAATACAGGTTATCAATTAATAAAAGGAAGGAGTTCGGATCCTGCGATGTGGCAGGCAAACCAATCAACGTTAGATTTTTTCATCTTTCGCTATGCAGAAATTTTACTGATATATGCAGAAGCTAAAGCTGAGTTGGGTGAGGCTGTACAACAAGACATTGACGCGAGTATCAACTTATTGAGAGCAAGAGTTGGTATGCCTTCCATGCAGATCGCAACTTTACAACGAGATCCTAATTCAGAATTTCCAGACCTGCCAATACTAATAGACGAAATAAGGAGAGAAAGAAGGGTCGAACTTGCAGACGAAGGTTTTAGATTTGACGATCTGTTGCGGTGGAAAGCAGGAAAGCAGATTGAAAAACCTGAAACTATATTGGGAATGAAGTTGACATCTACTTTAAGAGCACAGTATCCTGCCTCTCAGGTTAATGGTATCGTGGTAAATGACGACGAATACGTACGCATCTATACAGGTATACAGCGGAGAACGTGGGAGGATAAAATGTACCTATATCCTATACCTTTACAGGAAATCGGTTTGAATCCAAATTTGGAACAAAATCCAGGATGGCAACAGTAA